One genomic segment of Chitinophaga sancti includes these proteins:
- a CDS encoding transposase encodes MHSCLEVINGILWIPRTRASWIDLPERFQSSSTCFRRFSHWSKTGVFRKILETLAQDLESRGGINLSECFEMAPLQVNIRSGVSSQSV; translated from the coding sequence ATACACAGTTGTCTGGAGGTTATCAATGGTATCCTATGGATACCTAGAACCAGAGCCTCATGGATTGATCTACCAGAACGTTTTCAATCTTCGTCTACCTGCTTCAGGCGTTTCAGCCACTGGAGTAAGACTGGCGTATTTCGAAAGATCCTCGAAACGCTGGCACAGGATCTTGAATCTCGAGGAGGAATCAACTTATCAGAATGTTTTGAGATGGCACCTTTGCAGGTAAACATTCGATCTGGAGTGTCTTCCCAAAGTGTTTAA
- a CDS encoding Fic family protein — protein sequence MLEAILKKADAIENPFEQAFFIMVHLPYLQPFDDVNKRVSRLTANLPLNKHNLSPLAFVDVPNELYIQGTLGVYELNRVELLKDVFMWAYERSALRYAALRQSLGEPDTFRLKYRDDIRGLVSDIVVNALPPEKARILINERAARLLQGDREKFVETVDTELLSLHDGNFARYWIRPSQFKEWKAVWGNL from the coding sequence ATGTTAGAAGCGATTCTTAAAAAGGCAGATGCAATTGAGAATCCTTTTGAACAGGCATTCTTCATCATGGTACACTTACCTTATCTCCAACCTTTTGACGATGTAAATAAACGCGTTTCGCGTCTTACTGCTAACTTACCATTGAATAAACATAATTTATCTCCACTGGCGTTTGTGGATGTACCCAATGAGCTTTATATACAGGGCACGCTGGGAGTGTATGAACTGAATCGGGTGGAGCTGTTAAAGGATGTATTTATGTGGGCCTATGAACGTTCTGCGCTTCGTTATGCGGCTTTACGCCAGTCTTTAGGTGAACCCGATACATTCAGACTTAAATATCGTGATGATATCCGTGGCCTGGTGAGTGATATAGTTGTGAACGCACTGCCGCCTGAAAAAGCACGAATTTTAATTAATGAAAGAGCGGCCAGACTTCTGCAAGGAGATCGGGAAAAGTTTGTAGAAACTGTCGATACAGAATTACTATCGCTGCATGACGGGAATTTTGCCCGTTATTGGATCCGGCCTTCGCAGTTCAAAGAATGGAAAGCAGTGTGGGGAAATTTGTAG
- a CDS encoding DUF5071 domain-containing protein, whose product MKSYIPKAKDDLQAVSILEELPFEVVRMDVTRLLEWVQDLRWHVSRPIGEYLAPHVNEIKDEILQVFSTNDDEWKFSIMAGLIKQAPIKLDEELEMVIRRMRDNPTQREEDADLKWIAEKILN is encoded by the coding sequence ATGAAAAGTTATATTCCTAAGGCAAAAGATGACCTTCAGGCCGTTAGCATTTTGGAAGAGTTACCATTTGAAGTTGTCCGCATGGACGTAACAAGACTACTGGAATGGGTGCAGGATCTTCGCTGGCATGTATCAAGACCAATTGGAGAATATCTGGCGCCACATGTGAATGAGATCAAAGATGAAATATTGCAGGTCTTTTCGACCAATGATGATGAATGGAAGTTTAGTATTATGGCCGGCTTGATAAAACAGGCGCCTATTAAACTGGATGAGGAACTGGAAATGGTGATCAGGAGAATGAGGGATAACCCGACGCAGAGAGAAGAAGATGCAGATCTGAAGTGGATCGCCGAGAAGATATTAAATTAG
- a CDS encoding YdeI/OmpD-associated family protein, with the protein MSINTPDEFFAHLSQWKDELLTLRRILLKTGLEETFKWGKPTYTSNGKNIVGISDFKSYCGLWFFQGALLADKANVLINAQEGTKAMRSMRFASVKEIDEKLIKDYVAEAVTNEAKGIKITADKNKPLIIPKELQDLLNTNPTLKEKFEKLNKTNQRDFAEHIATAKQEKTKQARLEKVATLIAQGIGLHDKYK; encoded by the coding sequence ATGTCCATCAACACCCCTGATGAATTCTTCGCACACCTCTCCCAATGGAAAGATGAACTGCTCACCCTACGCAGGATCCTACTCAAAACCGGCCTGGAAGAAACCTTCAAATGGGGCAAACCTACCTACACTTCCAATGGCAAAAACATCGTAGGCATCAGCGACTTCAAATCCTACTGCGGACTCTGGTTTTTCCAGGGAGCCTTATTAGCAGACAAAGCAAATGTATTGATCAACGCCCAGGAAGGTACCAAAGCCATGCGCTCCATGCGCTTCGCCTCCGTAAAAGAAATTGATGAAAAACTGATCAAAGATTACGTAGCCGAAGCAGTGACCAATGAAGCCAAAGGCATCAAAATAACTGCTGATAAAAACAAGCCGCTGATTATTCCAAAAGAACTGCAAGACCTGTTAAACACAAACCCCACACTAAAGGAGAAATTTGAAAAACTAAATAAAACCAATCAACGGGATTTCGCAGAACACATCGCCACCGCAAAACAAGAAAAAACCAAACAGGCAAGATTAGAAAAAGTAGCCACACTCATAGCACAAGGTATCGGTCTGCACGATAAATATAAATAA
- a CDS encoding SusD/RagB family nutrient-binding outer membrane lipoprotein, translated as MTKYIYCFLIAGLFSCSKVKDFGDTNENPTAVNTGDAGGFLTYTLAYTASTNTTPGIYVQYAMESQYPGTCYYSDNSSSFTGYYSAYLNYLQQIIRMGYAGKTTNNMVQVAKIMQQYYYLNITNYWGDVPYSEALQGDANTKPAYDKQEDIYSGIISTIRGAVDSIDASTIDGDIAFDGDPDAWKRVGNSIIMLATIQLSKRYPEASGVAATAFNTALGNAGGYISANDENFRIVYPGDAYQNIWYQAYYSRSDYGESETMTDLMASLGDTRQHAFGGATTTAGDTTSSALGLPYGVTRTEIVNWTAAHTGYARILRGDLRLQTSPIVLISAAYITLVRAEAANLGWTTESAGALYAAGIQLSFDDWGEDMPGEYLLQEGVAWGTDNVKKIAIQQFIAVYPNGLYAWNIWRKTGYPVLTPSVNASNESGEIPRRIKYATSEATTNPDNLAIAVERLDGGNTDVARMWWDKE; from the coding sequence ATGACAAAGTATATATATTGTTTTTTGATAGCCGGTTTGTTTTCCTGTAGTAAAGTAAAAGACTTCGGAGATACGAACGAAAACCCAACGGCGGTGAATACAGGAGATGCGGGAGGTTTTCTGACCTATACGCTGGCATATACTGCATCGACTAATACTACTCCGGGGATTTATGTGCAGTATGCCATGGAGTCACAATACCCGGGTACTTGTTATTATTCAGACAACTCTTCTTCTTTCACCGGGTATTATTCTGCTTACCTGAATTATTTGCAGCAGATTATCCGAATGGGGTATGCTGGCAAAACGACTAATAATATGGTGCAGGTCGCTAAGATCATGCAACAGTATTATTATTTGAATATTACGAATTACTGGGGGGATGTACCGTATAGTGAAGCATTGCAGGGGGATGCGAATACTAAGCCGGCTTACGATAAGCAGGAGGATATTTATAGCGGTATTATCAGTACGATCAGAGGTGCGGTAGATTCTATTGATGCATCGACCATTGATGGGGACATTGCATTTGATGGTGATCCTGATGCATGGAAGCGGGTCGGTAATTCTATTATTATGCTGGCAACGATACAATTATCGAAGCGCTACCCGGAAGCAAGTGGGGTGGCCGCGACAGCTTTTAATACAGCGCTTGGCAATGCAGGTGGGTATATATCTGCAAATGATGAGAATTTCAGAATTGTTTATCCGGGAGATGCTTATCAGAATATTTGGTACCAGGCATATTATTCCCGTTCAGATTATGGGGAGAGTGAAACGATGACAGACCTGATGGCATCGTTAGGAGATACGCGTCAGCATGCTTTTGGTGGTGCGACGACGACTGCGGGGGATACGACATCGTCTGCTTTGGGATTGCCTTATGGTGTAACGAGGACGGAGATTGTGAACTGGACGGCGGCGCATACGGGTTATGCGAGGATATTACGGGGAGATCTGCGATTGCAGACAAGTCCGATAGTATTGATATCAGCGGCATACATCACGCTGGTTCGGGCAGAAGCAGCGAATCTGGGTTGGACGACAGAGAGTGCGGGGGCTTTATATGCTGCGGGGATACAGTTGTCTTTTGATGATTGGGGGGAGGATATGCCGGGTGAGTATTTATTGCAGGAAGGAGTTGCATGGGGCACTGATAATGTGAAAAAGATAGCGATACAGCAGTTTATAGCGGTGTATCCGAATGGTTTGTATGCGTGGAATATATGGCGGAAGACGGGGTACCCGGTGTTGACACCTTCGGTCAATGCATCGAATGAGAGTGGGGAGATACCGAGGCGGATTAAGTATGCGACATCAGAGGCGACGACGAATCCGGATAATCTGGCAATTGCGGTGGAGCGGTTGGATGGCGGGAATACGGATGTAGCGAGGATGTGGTGGGATAAAGAATAA
- a CDS encoding SusC/RagA family TonB-linked outer membrane protein — protein MKGKLPALLLIFLLKISLLVAQDTRKITGKVVGIDDEPIPGVTVGVVGTSFGTVTGPDGTFSISVPSKAKTLVLRSVGFKTENIQITATAQLNVVMKPAASDLSEILVSGAYGTQQSKRSTSYNAQVVTGEQINTIRQSDFSNALAGKVAGLQVRSQSAAKLGSNASIRLRGVTGFSTGSDNSPIYIVDGTIISNINSINQDEIQDVSILQGPAAGALYGSRGANGAVVITMKKGAKGNGVGVQVNMGIQVDNVMNLPRYQNEYAGGSSDTLIQYHYTTGQPEAWQALDGKYYHDYADDASWGPKMSGQEYIPWYAWYGGTKYSYKTAALTPQPNNAKNFFNKGITANNSVSFSNNSDKLNFKLAYQNQYIKGMVPTQYQKRNNLNATGTYAINNHFSVAANITYDNTFLFGEVSDGYANATTGSFNQWFHRDLDIGIMKELQNLKTDNGVYASWNHLNPTSYSASDPDNFYSGNYWYNPYTYLKNVNYNKNTDRIFGNASFTYEVNKDLKFTATYRKQQEILWIENMRSSDLAMSGGQTGEVGYYYTYSENNNRRNIELQGSYNKKIHDFSINAMAGADFYKYLIKTNYAATNGGLSIYNLYTISNSVNTASSGNGRSEEKYRAFFGNLNLGYKNFLFLNATARNDYFSTLPADDNSVFSKSIGGSFVFSEFTKSALPFLNYGKVRASWGEVPKALGTTSETFGAYRYPGSLYGILNNKWNGNLLMYTNAALVDSKIHGAASQSFEVGMDLGFLKDRITVAATYFKTKDKDFPYTVTINGASGYVSMLTNIGAVERSGMEFSLNVIPVSTKNLKWYLTSNWSPLIKNDVVEISKEYNINQTASQGTIWSTSFPSLYHVAGKRWGQLIGGGKAYDAKGRPLVNASGTSFVNNSTYNYGSVLPTHTGGVQNSFTIMKNFTLSFNIDWQLGGKFVSLSEVWGTFSGLTARTAGLNDRGKAKRDAVEDGGGMHLKGYTADGTEVDTYVDTHTYYQNMFNNKIFNEFVYDLTFVKLREISVGYNVPLKKLGLDKVFNSANVSLVARNLWLLYSKTGGDFDPSEIANVYGETANLPGSRSYGMNVTLNF, from the coding sequence ATGAAAGGAAAATTACCCGCGCTCCTTTTGATCTTTCTATTGAAGATCAGTCTCCTCGTGGCCCAGGACACCAGAAAAATTACCGGAAAGGTCGTCGGTATTGATGATGAACCTATACCGGGAGTTACCGTCGGTGTAGTCGGAACATCCTTTGGTACCGTCACCGGTCCGGATGGCACATTCTCCATCAGTGTGCCTTCTAAAGCTAAAACACTGGTATTACGCAGTGTTGGTTTTAAAACGGAAAATATCCAGATCACAGCAACTGCACAACTCAATGTTGTGATGAAGCCCGCTGCCAGCGATTTGTCAGAGATCCTTGTATCGGGAGCTTATGGCACACAACAATCTAAACGGTCTACTTCCTACAATGCACAGGTAGTAACCGGTGAACAGATTAATACTATCCGGCAAAGCGATTTTAGCAATGCACTAGCCGGTAAAGTAGCTGGGTTGCAGGTCAGGAGCCAGTCTGCCGCCAAACTGGGATCTAATGCTTCTATCCGGTTAAGAGGTGTTACCGGCTTTTCAACCGGTTCAGACAATTCACCCATTTACATTGTGGATGGTACAATTATTTCAAACATCAATAGTATCAACCAGGATGAGATACAGGATGTGAGCATTCTGCAAGGCCCTGCAGCCGGTGCATTGTACGGTTCAAGAGGTGCGAATGGTGCGGTAGTGATCACTATGAAAAAAGGCGCTAAAGGTAATGGAGTGGGTGTACAGGTGAATATGGGGATCCAGGTAGACAATGTTATGAACTTGCCGCGTTATCAGAATGAATATGCCGGTGGATCTTCTGATACACTTATTCAATACCATTATACAACAGGGCAACCGGAAGCATGGCAGGCGCTGGATGGCAAGTATTATCATGACTATGCAGATGATGCCAGCTGGGGTCCGAAGATGAGCGGGCAGGAATATATTCCCTGGTATGCATGGTATGGTGGCACTAAATACTCCTACAAGACAGCCGCCCTTACACCACAGCCGAACAATGCAAAGAACTTTTTTAACAAAGGGATTACTGCCAATAACAGTGTATCATTTTCGAACAACAGTGATAAGCTGAACTTTAAACTGGCTTATCAAAACCAGTACATCAAAGGTATGGTACCTACGCAATATCAAAAGCGCAACAACCTGAATGCGACTGGTACCTATGCCATTAATAACCACTTTTCGGTAGCTGCAAATATTACCTATGATAATACTTTTCTTTTTGGCGAAGTGAGTGATGGTTATGCCAATGCAACGACGGGAAGTTTTAACCAGTGGTTTCACAGGGACCTGGATATTGGTATTATGAAGGAACTGCAAAACCTGAAAACTGATAACGGGGTATATGCCAGCTGGAACCACCTGAATCCAACATCTTACAGTGCTTCAGATCCGGATAATTTCTATTCAGGCAACTACTGGTATAACCCTTATACCTATCTGAAAAATGTCAACTATAATAAAAATACTGATCGCATTTTTGGGAATGCTTCCTTTACTTATGAAGTAAATAAGGACCTGAAATTCACAGCTACCTACCGCAAACAACAAGAGATACTTTGGATAGAAAATATGCGTAGCTCAGACCTGGCTATGAGTGGTGGACAGACGGGAGAGGTCGGTTATTATTATACCTATAGCGAAAATAATAACAGGCGCAATATCGAATTGCAGGGTAGTTACAATAAAAAGATCCATGATTTCTCTATCAATGCGATGGCGGGTGCTGACTTTTACAAGTACCTCATTAAAACAAACTATGCTGCTACGAATGGAGGATTATCCATTTATAATCTATACACGATCAGCAACTCTGTCAACACGGCATCATCCGGCAATGGCAGATCAGAAGAAAAATACCGTGCTTTTTTCGGCAACCTGAACCTGGGGTATAAGAACTTCCTGTTTTTGAATGCGACTGCCAGAAACGACTATTTCAGTACACTACCTGCTGATGATAATAGTGTATTCTCTAAATCAATCGGGGGCTCATTTGTATTTTCTGAATTTACTAAAAGCGCGTTGCCATTCCTTAACTATGGTAAGGTAAGAGCCTCCTGGGGTGAAGTACCCAAAGCATTAGGCACTACCAGTGAAACATTTGGTGCTTACAGGTATCCGGGATCACTATATGGTATTCTGAATAACAAATGGAATGGTAACCTGCTCATGTATACGAACGCAGCATTGGTAGATTCAAAGATTCACGGGGCTGCTTCGCAATCATTTGAAGTGGGCATGGATCTGGGTTTCCTCAAAGACAGGATCACCGTTGCCGCTACTTATTTCAAAACAAAGGATAAGGACTTTCCTTATACAGTGACCATCAATGGCGCCAGCGGATATGTATCTATGTTGACGAATATAGGCGCTGTTGAACGTAGCGGGATGGAATTTAGTTTGAATGTGATACCCGTGTCTACAAAGAATTTAAAATGGTACCTGACATCTAACTGGTCTCCACTTATTAAGAACGATGTGGTGGAAATCAGTAAGGAATACAATATTAATCAAACGGCGAGTCAGGGTACGATATGGAGTACCAGTTTCCCTTCACTGTACCATGTGGCGGGTAAGCGCTGGGGACAACTGATTGGCGGTGGTAAAGCGTATGATGCCAAAGGCCGCCCGTTGGTAAATGCCAGTGGAACGTCATTTGTAAATAATTCTACCTACAATTATGGAAGTGTTTTGCCTACACATACAGGGGGTGTACAGAACTCATTTACGATCATGAAAAACTTTACGCTCAGTTTTAATATAGACTGGCAATTGGGTGGCAAATTCGTTTCCTTATCTGAAGTGTGGGGTACGTTCAGTGGTTTGACGGCAAGAACTGCCGGGCTGAATGACAGGGGAAAGGCTAAAAGAGATGCGGTGGAAGATGGCGGAGGCATGCATCTGAAAGGGTATACAGCTGATGGAACCGAAGTAGATACTTATGTAGATACACATACCTACTATCAGAACATGTTCAATAATAAAATCTTTAATGAATTTGTATACGACCTGACGTTTGTGAAGCTGCGTGAAATTTCTGTTGGTTATAATGTACCCTTGAAAAAGCTGGGACTAGACAAAGTATTTAACAGCGCCAATGTATCGCTGGTGGCACGTAACTTATGGTTGCTGTATAGCAAGACAGGTGGTGACTTTGATCCTTCAGAGATTGCCAATGTGTATGGGGAAACAGCTAACCTGCCTGGCAGCAGAAGTTATGGAATGAATGTGACACTGAACTTTTAA
- a CDS encoding family 43 glycosylhydrolase, with the protein MRHLFTCILLTLTTSLHAQIHPAAPWPDNNGNHIQAHGGGIIRIKDTYYWYGEERRQGLDTGHRYVSCYASKDLMHWTSKGDVLKLSDPEHLGHHWVLERPKVYYNKKSKKYVMYFHLDDRSYKFARVGIAVSNKPDGNYTYVKSFRPLGFESRDIGQFIDDDGTAYIVFEDRPNGFHIAKLSDDYMDVEKDMSLVKAPMEGGAIVHYKGLYYSIGSRLTGWDPNPNKYATAPTLEGPWTEFKDIAPPEKKTYGSQSTMLLKVDTTVIFMGDIWKPKEQWNSAYLWMPLQIGDGKLFLPEPQPWTIDVKTGAWKRIDGSTVSK; encoded by the coding sequence ATGAGACATTTATTTACCTGTATCCTCCTCACGCTGACAACATCATTGCATGCACAGATCCACCCTGCTGCTCCATGGCCGGATAACAATGGCAATCATATTCAGGCACATGGTGGTGGTATTATCAGGATCAAAGATACTTACTATTGGTATGGCGAAGAAAGGCGGCAGGGACTGGATACCGGGCATCGTTATGTGAGTTGTTATGCAAGTAAAGACCTGATGCACTGGACTTCCAAAGGGGATGTGTTAAAATTGTCTGATCCTGAGCACCTCGGACATCATTGGGTATTGGAAAGACCGAAAGTATATTACAATAAGAAATCTAAAAAGTACGTCATGTACTTTCACCTCGATGATCGTAGTTATAAATTCGCCCGTGTGGGAATTGCGGTGAGCAATAAACCCGATGGCAATTATACTTACGTAAAGAGCTTTCGCCCGCTGGGTTTCGAAAGTCGTGATATCGGGCAGTTCATCGATGATGATGGTACGGCGTATATAGTGTTTGAAGACAGGCCGAATGGCTTTCACATTGCGAAGTTGTCGGATGATTACATGGATGTGGAGAAGGATATGAGCCTGGTGAAAGCACCAATGGAAGGTGGGGCGATTGTACATTATAAAGGACTGTATTATTCCATTGGTTCACGGCTCACAGGCTGGGACCCTAATCCCAATAAATACGCTACTGCACCGACCCTGGAAGGTCCGTGGACGGAGTTTAAAGACATCGCACCACCAGAAAAGAAAACGTACGGCTCACAATCTACGATGTTATTGAAAGTAGATACCACGGTGATATTTATGGGAGATATCTGGAAGCCTAAAGAACAATGGAATTCCGCTTACCTTTGGATGCCATTGCAGATAGGTGATGGAAAGCTATTCCTGCCGGAGCCTCAGCCCTGGACGATAGATGTGAAGACGGGGGCGTGGAAAAGGATAGATGGATCTACGGTGTCGAAATGA
- the dusB gene encoding tRNA dihydrouridine synthase DusB: MVKIDQIVLPDFPLLLAPMEDVSDPPFRVVCKENGADLMYTEFISSEGLVKDTEKCRRRLAIFGEERPVGVQIFGGDEDKLAMAAKIVDMTQPDLLDINFGCPIKGIVNRGAGSGVLKNIDLMVRLTEACVKATHLPVTVKTRLGWDEDSKNIEEVAERLQDVGVKALAIHGRTRCQLYKGEANWELIGKVKNNPRIRIPIFGNGDIDSPQKALEYKNRYGIDGIMIGRAAIGYPWIFREVKHYINTGELLPGPDLAERIAACKLQLRKSIEWRGPQMGVFAMRKHMATYLKGLPDFQELRKRLVSSIIHEEIELVLDEILVAYKGFEFENKPIQLVNYHENCAL, encoded by the coding sequence ATGGTTAAGATCGATCAAATAGTGCTGCCCGATTTCCCTTTGCTTCTTGCGCCTATGGAAGACGTGAGCGACCCGCCATTTCGCGTGGTGTGTAAAGAGAATGGTGCCGACCTGATGTACACGGAATTCATTTCCAGCGAAGGGCTGGTAAAGGATACCGAGAAATGCCGTCGTCGGCTGGCCATATTTGGAGAGGAAAGACCGGTTGGCGTACAGATCTTTGGGGGGGATGAGGACAAGCTCGCTATGGCGGCTAAAATCGTCGATATGACCCAGCCAGACCTGCTGGATATCAACTTTGGCTGTCCGATCAAGGGGATTGTGAACAGGGGAGCAGGATCAGGGGTATTAAAAAATATCGACCTTATGGTGCGCCTCACGGAAGCTTGTGTAAAAGCCACCCATCTGCCGGTAACGGTAAAGACCCGCCTTGGATGGGATGAAGATTCAAAAAATATTGAGGAAGTGGCGGAACGCCTGCAGGATGTAGGGGTGAAAGCCCTCGCCATTCATGGCAGGACTCGGTGTCAGTTGTATAAAGGGGAGGCCAACTGGGAACTGATTGGCAAGGTGAAAAATAACCCACGGATCAGGATCCCGATCTTTGGAAACGGGGATATTGATAGTCCGCAGAAAGCATTGGAATATAAAAATCGCTATGGAATTGATGGGATAATGATTGGCCGTGCGGCCATCGGGTATCCATGGATTTTCAGAGAGGTAAAGCACTATATTAACACGGGCGAATTACTACCCGGTCCGGATCTCGCAGAAAGAATCGCCGCCTGTAAGCTTCAGTTACGTAAATCCATCGAATGGAGAGGGCCGCAAATGGGGGTATTTGCCATGCGGAAACACATGGCTACTTATTTGAAAGGGTTGCCGGATTTTCAGGAGTTGCGCAAGCGGTTGGTATCATCCATTATTCACGAAGAAATAGAGCTGGTATTGGATGAAATACTGGTTGCTTATAAGGGATTTGAATTTGAAAACAAACCTATTCAGCTGGTAAATTATCATGAGAATTGCGCACTTTGA
- a CDS encoding protein phosphatase 2C domain-containing protein, which produces MHIDSTLQIGAYHLQHCEDYLFHDHIGTDRLLCAVMDGCTMGTDSYFISTLVGKLLRKIVKERHYLEFFQPSQLSLRLQLKSIVQQLFNELKLLKNQLQLSKEEMLTTLIIVLVDPDDGVGLVVGDGVVSIDGQVTEFEQDNKPDYLGYHLQEDFDGWYGKQAFLSITNWQDISISTDGISSFMALEGGETDLDPVSYLLSDTRLLEKKLKYLEHEAGLRPTDDLAIIRVRNSRDSLPAE; this is translated from the coding sequence ATGCATATTGACTCCACTCTTCAAATAGGCGCTTATCATTTACAACACTGCGAAGATTATTTATTCCATGATCATATCGGTACCGACAGATTGCTATGTGCAGTCATGGATGGATGCACGATGGGTACGGATAGTTATTTCATTTCTACTTTAGTAGGGAAATTGCTACGTAAGATTGTAAAAGAACGACATTATCTTGAGTTTTTTCAGCCATCACAATTGTCTTTGCGTTTACAATTAAAAAGTATTGTACAGCAATTATTTAATGAGCTGAAATTATTGAAGAATCAATTGCAATTGTCGAAAGAGGAAATGTTGACAACACTTATTATTGTCCTGGTGGACCCGGATGATGGAGTAGGTTTGGTGGTTGGCGATGGAGTGGTGAGTATAGATGGTCAGGTAACTGAATTTGAGCAGGATAATAAGCCGGATTATTTAGGTTATCATTTGCAGGAAGATTTTGATGGCTGGTATGGTAAGCAGGCGTTTTTATCAATTACTAACTGGCAGGATATCAGCATCTCCACAGATGGTATCAGTTCTTTTATGGCATTAGAAGGCGGAGAGACGGATCTGGATCCCGTTTCTTATTTATTATCTGATACCAGGTTGTTGGAGAAGAAATTGAAATACCTCGAACATGAGGCAGGATTGAGACCTACGGATGATCTGGCAATCATTAGAGTGCGCAATTCTCGTGATAGTCTACCAGCTGAATAG